One genomic window of Pseudomonadota bacterium includes the following:
- a CDS encoding carboxymuconolactone decarboxylase family protein: MTDFTIHAVEEATPGARQGLSKAKEQFGFVPNLLGIMAEAPSVLDAYLMLAERFASSSLSPLEQQVVLVTTAVHNRCDYCVAAHSWGAQAAGADAAALASLRAAEPVQDARLAALQLFTRAVVEKRGFATKEDVDAFRAAGFSRANVLEVVLGVTQKTLSNYVNHIAETPLDPQLAGFKWEPNGVL, encoded by the coding sequence CGAGGCAGGGCCTGTCGAAGGCCAAGGAGCAGTTTGGATTCGTTCCCAACTTGCTCGGCATTATGGCCGAAGCGCCGAGCGTGCTCGACGCCTACCTGATGCTGGCCGAGCGCTTCGCCTCGAGCTCGCTGTCTCCGCTCGAACAGCAGGTCGTGCTGGTCACGACGGCCGTGCACAACCGCTGCGACTACTGCGTGGCAGCGCATTCCTGGGGAGCGCAGGCTGCAGGTGCGGACGCTGCCGCCCTTGCGTCGCTGCGCGCCGCCGAGCCCGTGCAAGACGCCCGACTGGCTGCCCTGCAGCTATTCACCCGTGCCGTGGTCGAAAAACGTGGTTTCGCTACGAAAGAGGACGTCGACGCGTTCCGAGCGGCGGGTTTCAGTCGGGCCAACGTGCTCGAGGTCGTGCTCGGCGTCACCCAGAAGACGCTGAGCAATTACGTGAATCACATAGCCGAGACCCCGCTCGACCCACAGCTTGCGGGTTTCAAATGGGAGCCCAACGGCGTCCTGTAG